A window of Solea solea chromosome 18, fSolSol10.1, whole genome shotgun sequence contains these coding sequences:
- the ky gene encoding uncharacterized protein ky, protein MSAEVAIQKFSFPFSCAVRLAQHDDVTQKGCLQVKALELHDLQENPMISKASKPDPVIGAVAQKKNQGPECPMPPPTGGVVAAAQDASQGAAVLSRRSVFEKLVVESEDQRPAAKRQLSCESAAKTISVVKKSAVRKEAEEQKYLKVKAHMGQRVTSCAVAARKRKRRKDLFSSTEVFLRVDTHAIRAGVELKEKCVYDVKTIVQSITQGARNELERLRAIWVWLCHNIEYDVNGYLGRSEKLSSPEEVIAAGRGVCCGYSSLCTEMCREVGIECQEVPGHSKGIGYCQGQSLKNVKSDHLWNAALLGGQWFLLDACWGAGRVDMEHESFVKRFDDFYFLTDPEEFIESHFPDEEKWQLLDTPIPLEEFESRVFKTSAFFTMGLRLIQPHHFLLVTDEGEASVSLGFSRTTTFTYEITQHQDLLHCGASEQKESNNSSSGFLTVSHRSMKLQLLPPACGTYDVKVFARPEAAVTPLVWVCSFTVECPNPRAMEEIPENPYLSWGLQPVAASLGLTSSSQGSEVVEVEDGVFELLLKTSRPLMVLCELVHPELEAAVARRCLATQIQRDTLTCHILCPFRGFYRLSVFVRDYEKTEVKFQNAANILLHCKGKVVGLDDLFPPNLGSACGPGTRTSEAGLSKFSHTVAVVSMQQGKCNITFHNQRDLELHTVLSIEEKKTPAIPLSRHLFCTYTDSKVTVSTSLPGAGVYRLGLYAKMAPGGDFNPMCDFVLRNSCDQPGPPFPCVYSAWRKGCVLFEPRVGLLEPDSWVRFRVRVPGAQRVSVVGETRTELKLNKSRVWEADVFSGNSVQQLKLAASSGESSDMAVLMAFDIKQTEREE, encoded by the exons ATGTCGGCCGAAGTTGCAATTCAGAAGTTCTCCTTCCCCTTCTCCTGTGCCGTGCGCCTCGCTCAGCACGACGATGTGACCCAGAAGGGCTGTTTGCAGGTGAAGGCCCTGGAGCTTCATGACCTCCAGGAGAATCCCATGATAAGCAAAGCCAGCAAACCCGATCCGGTTATAGGAGCCGTggctcagaaaaaaaatcaaggcccCGAGTGTCCAATGCCCCCTCCGACCGGGGGAGTTGTGGCAGCTGCCCAGGACGCGTCGCAGGGCGCTGCTGTGCTTTCCAGGCGAAGCGTATTTGAGAAACTGGTGGTGGAGAGCGAGGATCAACGCCCGGCGGCCAAGAGACAGCTGTCGTGCGAGAGCGCGGCCAAGACCATCAGTGTGGTGAAAAAGAGTGCAGTGAGGAAGGAGGCGGAGGAGCAGAAATACCTGAAAGTGAAGGCACACATGGGACAGAGGGTGACGTCGTGTGCCGTGGCAGCAAGGAAGAGGAAGCGTCGGAAGGATCTGTTCAGCAGCACTGAGGTGTTCCTCAGGGTCGACACTCACGCTATCAGGGCGGGAGTAGAG ttgAAGGAGAAGTGTGTGTACGATGTGAAGACGATCGTACAGAGTATCACACAAGGAGCCAGGAATGAGCTGGAGAGGCTTCGTGCCATTTGGGTCTGGCTGTGCCACAACATTG AGTACGACGTGAACGGGTACCTCGGCCGCTCAGAGAAGTTGAGCTCACCGGAGGAAGTGATCGCGGCCGGTCGAGGCGTGTGCTGCGGCTACTCCAGCCTCTGTACAGAGATGTGCAG AGAAGTGGGCATTGAGTGCCAGGAAGTGCCAGGCCACAGTAAGGGCATCGGGTACTGTCAGGGCCAGAGCCTCAAGAATGTGAAATCCGATCACCTGTGGAACGCTGCGCTTCTGGGTGGACAGTGGTTCCTGCTGGACGCCTGTTGGGGGGCAGGACGAGTAGATATGGAACATGAAAGCTTCGTCAAAAG GTTCGATGATTTCTATTTCCTAACGGATCCAGAGGAATTCATCGAGTCGCACTTCCCTGACGAGGAGAAATGGCAGCTCTTGGACACGCCTATCCCCCTGGAGGAGTTTGAGAGTAGAGTCTTCAAGACGTCAGCCTTTTTCACCATGGGGCTGAGGCTGATTCAGCCTCATCACTTTCTCCTTGTCACAG ATGAAGGTGAGGCGAGCGTGTCCCTCGGCTTCTCCAGAACCACCACCTTCACCTATGAGATCACCCAGCACCAGGACCTACTCCACTGTGGAGCCTCAGAGCAGAAAGAATCCAACAATTCTTCTTCAGGCTTCCTCACAGTTTCCCATCGCAGCATGAAGCTGCAGCTCCTGCCACCTGCATGTGGCACATATGACGTTAAGGTGTTTGCCAGACCTGAAGCAGCTGTCACTCCTCTGGTCTGGGTCTGCTCCTTCACGGTGGAGTGTCCAAATCCCCGCGCCATGGAGGAGATCCCAGAGAATCCCTATTTGTCTTGGGGTCTGCAGCCTGTGGCAGCATCTTTGGGCCTCACTAGCAGCAGCCAGGGCAGCGAGGTCGTTGAGGTGGAGGACGGCGTCTTTGAGTTACTGTTGAAGACGTCTAGGCCACTGATGGTGCTGTGTGAACTGGTCCACCCAGAGCTGGAGGCTGCAGTCGCCAGGCGCTGTCTGGCTACTCAGATCCAACGGGACACTTTGACCTGCCACATTCTGTGCCCCTTCCGTGGCTTTTACCGACTGTCGGTGTTTGTGCGGGACTATGAAAAAACAGAAGTCAAGTTCCAGAATGCTGCAAACATCCTGTTGCACTGCAAGGGAAAAGTGGTCGGACTCGACGACCTCTTTCCTCCTAACCTGGGCTCGGCGTGCGGCCCGGGGACTCGCACGTCTGAGGCGGGGCTGTCTAAGTTCAGCCATACGGTGGCGGTAGTGAGCATGCAGCAAGGAAAGTGTAACATCACCTTCCACAATCAGCGGGACCTTGAGCTTCACACTGTGCTCAGCatagaggagaagaaaacaccAGCTATTCCGCTTTCTCGCCATCTCTTCTGCACGTACACAGACAGCAAGGTGACAGTGAGCACTAGCCTTCCTGGCGCTGGGGTGTATCGGCTGGGCCTGTACGCCAAGATGGCCCCAGGCGGAGATTTCAACCCCATGTGTGACTTTGTTCTGAGGAACAGCTGCGATCAGCCGGGGCCTCCGTTCCCCTGCGTCTACTCGGCCTGGAGGAAAGGCTGCGTGCTCTTTGAGCCTCGTGTGGGCCTGCTGGAGCCCGACTCCTGGGTCCGCTTCAGGGTGCGAGTCCCTGGGGCGCAGAGGGTGAGCGTGGTGGGGGAGACGCGGACTGAACTGAAACTGAACAAGAGCAGAGTCTGGGAGGCTGATGTTTTCAGCGGGAACAGTGTCCAGCAACTGAAACTGGCCGCGTCCTCGGGGGAGTCCAGTGACATGGCCGTTTTGATGGCCTTTGATATTAAGCAGACGGAAAGAGAAGAGTGA